In the Synergistaceae bacterium genome, GCAAAATTTAACATTCTTGCAACCGTCCGGATTATTGCAGATATAATTATAATTGCAACAACGCTCAAGAAAATACTAAGTCCGTAATGCGACCCCGCGTAAAAGCACACGTAAGCACCTATCATTATTACATCGCCGTGAGCAAAATTTAACATTTTCGCAATACCGTACACCATCGTATAACCAAGCGCGATAATTGCGTAAATGCTGCCTAAGCTAATGCCGCTGATAAAATAATTAAGGAATGTCATAGATAAATATATAGCTCCTTACACAAAAAGAGCAGCCGGAATTTTTCAAGGCCGACTCTTTCCGACTGCCCGCAAAATTTTCTAGTGAAATAATAATTAGTCAAGTCCGACATATGCGCCGTTCTTGATTACCATTCCTTTAGGATCCTTCGAGACTTCGCCGTTTTTCGCCCATGTTACGTTTGAGCCTGTTACGCCGTTGAATGTCATAGTAGTAAACTGCTCGATCATTTTTGCGCAAAGGTCTTCTGCGTCCATGTCCGGTGTAGCTTTTGCCTGAGTCAATGCCTGGCAGTAAGCATATACACAGTCATAACCATCTGCGGCGAACTGATTCGGGATTTCTCCGTGTCTCTTCTGGTACTCTGCAACAAATGCTCTAGTCTTCTCGTCGTTTGCATCTGCGTTAAACGGTGTGAGCAAAATAACGCCCTCTGCAAGTGATTTGTCAAAGCCTTCCATTGTTAATATGCCGTCCATGCCATCAACGCCAAACCATTTAGGAGCATAACCCATTGACTTGGCCTGTGCAAAAATTAAGCTCGCGGGCTGGTAGTACATCGGCAAGAAAACAAGTTCTGCGCCGTTTTTCTGAGCGTCTGTAAGCTGTACGGAGAAATCGTTATCATTACCGTCTGCAAATGTTGTCTCGCTCACGATTTCAAGACCTAATTTCGGTGCGGTCTCTACAAATGTATCGCGTATACCCTTTGAATATACATCGTCATTTTTCCAGATAACAGCAACTTTTTTCGCTAAATTTTTATTTGCGATATATTGCGCGCTTGCACTGCCCTGGTTAGGATCTACAAAGCACATTTGGAAAACGTTATCTTTGCCTTCTGTTACTGCACGTGCTGAAGCTGACGGAGTAAGAGCAAATATTCTATCTGCAAAATTTTCTGCTGCTGTTGCTTCACAGGGCTTTGACGTTACAGAACCGAGAGAAATCTGCATTCCCCAATCTTTTAATGCATTGTAGGCGTTAACGGCCTTCTCTGCGTCGTGAGTGTCGTCCTGATAGTTAAGCTCGAATTTGATATCGCCGTTCATTGCGTTAATTTCGTCTACTGCGATTTGTGCGCCTCTCATTGCGGCCATTCCGTAAATTGCTGCTCCGCCCGTAAGTGGTGCAGTTCCGCCGAGTTTGAATGCTGCCCCGAAAGCGCATGAAGCCATTGCAAGAATTAAAAGCGCGCAGGTTAAAATTTTCTTTGTCATGATGAAAATATAATCTCCTTGCCTAAAAAATTTATGCTTTATCCTGAAAATATCTAATTACGGCCATTAAGAAATTTTCAGAGTTTCAGCCCAAAATATATATACACAAAAAAAGCGGTTGTTACACCGCCTGTCATTCTCTCGTTATAAGCGCGGTAGGCAGGATTCGAACCCACGACCTAAGGCTCCGTAGGCCTTCGCTCTATCCAGCTGAGCTACTACCGCAGGAATATTATGGCGGTGGGTGTGAGATTCGAACTCACGATAGAGTTATTAGACCCTATACTCACTTAGCAGGCGAGCGCCTTCAGCCTCTCGGCCAACCCACCAAATTTTTAAAACTTTGAGTATATTATAACGCAGATAAATTCTTGTCAAATGAAATTATAATTTTTCTTGCGAGCAGCTCATTTAATTCACGTGAAATATTATCGCAAAAATTTACGGGTATATCTGCATTTACGCTGACAATCTCGTTATATTGCCACTTTATATTTATTGCGTTGTGATTCTCAAGTAAGCGCGTGATTAATCCCGTTGAATTATATTCGAGTGCGATAAAAAATTTTTTCGTGATTATGCATTCTTTTATTTCTGCGAGTTCGAGTGCCTTTGCTGCCGTTTGTCCGTAAGCGTCGATTAAGCCTCTTGTGCCGAGCTTGACTCCCCCGAAATAGCGCGTAACTATTACCATGACATTAACGAGTCCTGAACGTTTTATAGCGTTTAAAATTGGCTTGCCTGCTGTTCCTGAAGGTTCGCCGTCGTCGGATGAGTACTCGTTCCCGTCGGATAAAATATAAGCTCTGCAATTATGAGTCGCGTCTCTGTGTTGCGAAATTATGCGCGATAAAAAATTTTTTGCTTCGTCCTCGTTGTGTATTGCCTCAAGATTTGCGATGAAGACAGAACGTTTTATTTTTTCCTCGTAAATTGCAGGGCCTGCGGGCTCGTTATAGCTCGTTCCAGACATCTTTTATTTTGCGCCATGAATTTGCGATCGAGTCAGAAAGAACGCGGGTATCAGACAAAACCGGCATGAAATTATTATCACCGTTCCAGCGCGGGACAATGTGTCTGTGTAAATGGCCGTCGACTCCTGCGCCTGCTGTGCGTCCGAGATTGATTCCCATGTTAAAGCCGTCGGGATTCATAACTTTTTTGAGCACCTGCACAGCCTTTGACGTGAGATTATGCATTTCGAGGGCTTCAGTGTCAGTCAATGACTCGTAAATATTCGTGTGCCTGAAGGGAATTATCATTAAATGGCCGGGGTTGTAGGGATAAAGATTCATGATAACGAAACAAGTTTTACCGCGATAAACTATAAAATGTTCGTCGTCGTGATTCTCTGCCGGGAAGTCGCAAAAAATGCAGCCTTCGTGCTTGGGTGCTTCAATGTATGACATTCGCCACGTTGCGTATAATTGCTTCATGAAAATTTTGACTCCTTTATGAATTTATGATGACATTATAGCGCAAAACTCCCTTTCGCCCACGAGCGACGAATTATATAGGGCGGGCGGGTGGGAACTACATATTAAACCACGAGCGATAAATTAACCGTGTATGATCGTGATATAATATTTGCGAAATTTCCCATTAATTGCGAATAAATAATTTTACAACTACATTTGCAACTACAAAAATGTCGATTCGTTCTTGCAATGATAAATGTTTATGGAGAAAAATTTTTTATTAATGACTCATTTTGCGCACGAGAAATTTTTTCACGCAGACTCTCACAAAAATTTTGCAGACCCCTTCACACATAAACGCGAGAAAATAACAATTTCAGCTTCATGCATTAAATTATTGCGAAAATATAAATTTTATTCTGTCCGGCAATAAGTGCTTACGGAGAAAAATTTTTATTAGTGATTTATTTTGCGCACGAGAAATTTTTTCAAGCAGACTCTCACACAAAATTTTGCAGACCCCTTCACAACAAATAAAGTCAAAAGCGAAAAACTTTTTACAACCGGTGCCGACTCGTTGGCCTCAACATAAACACGTCATGCAAAAGTTTTACAGCTATTAAAGTGTGTTGACTATATAGTATCGCACAAACATAAATTTTCTTTCTGTCCGGTAAAGTGTATCGGTCTCTACGCAATTCGTTCTGCCCGCCCGGATTTAAGAAGATTTTTACTGAATACAATATGCACTCACATTAACGCGCTTAATAATGTAGTATAATGCAAGAAATTTTTATAAACGTGAGGAAAATTATTCACATGACAGATAAAAAAATTGCTGTACTTTGCGGAGGCGACGGCAAAGAACGTGAAGTATCACTCAAAAGCGGCGCAGCAGTTCACGAGGCATTAAAAGATTCTGGCTTCAACGTCGAAATTATTGACCTGCACTCAATGAACGAAATCGAGAGAGTCAGAGATTTTGACGCAGTATTTATCGCAATGCACGGCGACTGGGGCGAAGGCGGACAACTTCAAGAAAAATTAAGTGAAATGGGCATAATTTACACAGGTTCAGGCCCGCAGGCAAGCTCTAACGCTATGAACAAATGGAAGGCCCGCGAATTATTTGCAAGCGTAAATATAAATATTCCTGAAGGTTTGTTATTGCCCGCTGATTATGACGAAATTATAAATAAACTCGGACGCAATGTCGTTGTAAAGCCATGTTCAGGAGGAAGCACCGTCGGAATCACTATAATTCATGACTTGACACCCGAAAAATTAAATGACGCTATCAAGACCGCACGCGCAAATTATGACTCCGATGTCATGATAGAAAAATATATTAACGGCCGCGAATTAACTTGTGCAGTATGGGAGCATGACGGAAAAATTGAAGCTCTCCCCGTTATAGAAATCGCACCTCACACGGGATTCTATGACTACACTAATAAATATACAGCTGGAGCAACTGAATATATCGTACCTGCAAAAATTGACGGGAACGCAAAAATTTCTATAAGCGATATGGCCGTGAAAGCTCATAAAGTTTTGGGATGCAAAGAATACAGCCGCGCAGATTTTAGACTCACTCCCGAAAATAAAGCATTCATTCTCGAAGTCAATACAGCTCCAGGAATGACCGCAACGAGTCTCGTACCCAAAGCAGCAAAGGCCGCAGGAGTCAGCATGTCCGATTTCGTGAAATTTATTATGAATGAGGCGATTAATAATGCAGCTGATAGAAAATAATGAACCTTTAGTGCAGGCGAGTCTATATCCCGAAAAAATTTTAGTGCGGAGCTGGTACTATAACGAGGGATTGACGGGGAGTCTTCCTGAAGTTTGGCTGCGAAAATCTGTCTATGAGCATTTATTACAGGCTGCCGAGTCTCTTCCTGATGATTTGCGCTTTATAATCTGGGACGGGTGGCGGTCGTTCGAGCTGCAAACTTTTTTATTTGACACGTTATTTGCGAGAAATAAAGCAAAAGGCGTTACAGATGAGGAAGCACTAAGACTCACGAAAATTTTTGTAGCTTTTCCCTCAAAGAATCCCGATGATGTGTCCGGACATTTGACGGGCGGAGCTGTTGATTTGACTCTGGCTGACAAATACGGGCATTATTTACCGATGGGCGGAGAGTTCGACGACACCGAAGAGCATTCACACACAAATTTTTATGACAATCACGAGTTATTAAGCGAAAATAAAAATGTAATCGCACGCAATAATCGCATGACTCTTTTACGCGTGATGAGTGAGGCAGGTTTCAGCAATTATCCGTCTGAATGGTGGCATTACGATTTTGGCAACAGAGCATGGGCAGAGCGAACAGGACAAGATACAGCTTTTTACGGCTATATAGAGCCTCCGTTCAAGTGGCGTTAATCGTGTTTGCTGAATACACACCCGCAATAATTTTGACGATAGAGACCAAGCAATTTTGACTCTCTGACTGAACGAAGAAAGCCGTTATTTTTGCGCCAGACTCTATTTTGCCATGTTAATCCGTGATGAGCAGAAATTTTTTCGCCTAAATCATTTATCAGACTCACATTTTTATGGGGGCTTATTGTCAGGGTAGTGCAAAAATTTTCGCAGCCTAATTTTTTTGCGAGCAATGCACCTGACTCAAGCTGAATCTTGAAGCACTCTTCACACCTTTTGCCGCCTTCTGGTTCATGTTCGAGTCCGGAAATTTTTTCGAGCCACTCAGACGGATTATAATTTGATATTTCGCAGTTAATTCCGGTATGAGTCATTAATTTGTGCAGAGCCTCAAACCGTAAATTATACTCGTCGAACGGGTGAATATTTGAGCCGTAAAAGAAGCCTTTAACGTTCCAGCCTTCCGAAATTAAATCAGGTACAGGCACGCAGGCATCAGGGGCACAGCAAATGTGAAGCAAAATATTTTTTCTCTCTGACAATTAATAAAGCCTCCTTAAAATTTTATTGTTAATTATACGCCGTTATTTATATTGACAACTATCTATATTTAATTTATTATTGCCGCAAAATTAATAGACAAATATCTATATAGAAAGGTGTAAATAAAAAATGTCGTGGGAATTTTTCCAGAGTCAAATATTAGCTATGAGATGGCTTAATGATTTAATCGGCAGAGGACTCGAATCTCTCGGGCTTGACATAAAATCGAGTTTTGCCGGCAGCTTGCAGTTTTTTATCTATGACGTAATCAAAATAAGTGTATTGCTGTGCGTGTTTATATTTATGACGGCATTTATTCAAAGCTATTTTCCGCCCGAACGCAGCAAAAAAATAATGGGACGTTTTCGGGGAATTTTCGCGAATTTAATTGGTGCAATGCTGGGATCTCTGACTCCTTTCTGCGCGTGTTCATCAATTCCGATTTTTATAGGCTTCACAAGTGCGGGGCTGCCTTTGGGTATGACGTTCTCGTTTTTGATTGCCTCACCGATGATAAATCCCGGAAGTTTTGCGCTGTTAATTAGCGTCTTCGGTGCAAAAATAGCGTTTGCTTATGTAATAATAGGATTTGCGCTCGCGGTTACGGGAGGGATCGTGATAGAAAATTTGCACATGGGAGAATACGTTGAAGAAAAAGTTTATAATCATTCGGGAGAAAATGACACAAAAATTGCTGACATGACAATAAATCAGCGTCTAAAATTTGCACGTAATGAAGCAGCCGAGACGTTTACATATTTATTCAAGTATATATTAATCGGCGTAGGAATCGGCGCAATAATTCATAATTGGATACCAGAAAAATTTATAGAGTCAATTCTGGGCAATAATAACCCGTTCGGCGTGATACTTGCTGTAATAGTCGGTACTCCGATATATGCAGATATTTTCGGGACGATACCTATTGCAGAGGCTTTGCTTGCGAAGGATGCGGCACTGGGAACGATTTTAAGTTTTATGATGGCCGTTACAGATTTGAGTCTGCCGTCATTGATAATGCTGCGAAAAGTTTTAAAGCCGCGTTTACTGGGGACATTTATTGCAATATGCGTTGTCGGAATTATAATAATCGGGTACATATTTAATTTTTGCGGAGAAATTTTTATATAATGGGAATAAATGATATTGCTTCAATCTGCAAGGCTTTAAGCGACGTTAACAGGCTTCAAATAGTAGAGCTTTTGACATCGGGCGAAAAATGCGCGTGTGAGTTATTAGAACATTTCAAGATAACGCAGCCGACTCTATCTCATCACATGAAAGTGCTTTCAGACTGCGGGCTGTTGCATAATAGGCGTGAGGGCGTAAAAATTTTTTATGCTTTGAACTGTGTAACGCTGACTGAATTTAGAGAGTTTATATCCGGGTTGAATTGCAATAAAATATTATAAGTTTATCGCGATATTATTTTTTCGTGTGCTTGCTTGATATAATTTTATTTGGTAAAATTTTCAGTACTTGTAAAAAACGCGTCATAATTTTGTATGAGTTGGAAGATGAGCTATGAAACGTAAAATTTTTTGTTCACTCATGATTATTGCGTTTGCTGTGTTTGCGATTATCAGTCTCGGAGGCTGCGGAGGGAGTCCAGGTGTCCCCAGCGATGTGCCTGATTCTAATCCTGATTCGCCTGATTCATCGAGTCCGCGCGCTATCATAATAGGAAGTCTGACGGAATCCCGTTTAAGTGCAAGCAAATTAGCTCCGTACTTTAATGAAATACTCACAGAAAAACTTGATTTATCAGATATGGACGGTGCAATTTCTGTTATTGATACTCTTACGTCAAGAGATTTTCTCTTCTTCAGCAGCGTTAAAGATAATATCCCATCAGCGGCCGGCGAAGAATTTTATAACAGTTTGGCGGCTGCTCACAAAAATGGTGTTATTATTGTAGCTGTCTATCCTGATTCAGCCGATATTGATATTATAGAAACAATTATTAACACTGAACACGATTTAGCACAACCTGTTGACGACGCAAAAGATAAACACTTTGAGCTTCTGTCCGTTGCATTAAGAACTTTGCCGAATGGAATGCCTCACACTTTTGTATATGTAGACGACAGCAGCACAAACACCGGAGATTTAATCAGCTTTGAAGAATCGCAGGCAAGTAGTTACGACATTTTTGTATCGCCTGACGTTTTCAGCAATGACACAGGAATCAGCGGAGACCGCGCAAATGATAACCCGCTCGGTGTTACGCCGTTGACAAGTGAACAAGTTGAGGACTCATTACATAGTTCAAGAGTTGATAATTTCTTTCAGTGGTGGACAGAATCAATTGACACAGAAATTAATAATGCAGCTGCTGATATGAAAATTGCCGTAGACAAATTCAAGATAGCCGCTAGTACTGCCGAAGAAATAGAAAAACTTGTAACAGGTGTAACGACAACTAAAGCTGATAATGTCTCGTGGTCATTCATAGATTATTATAATCAATTCGGGAAAAATAACGCCAACTTTCAAAAATTTGCTGATAAATGCGATTTCGATAATGAGAGACTGCTTAATAAATACTGGAGCGGATTTAAGATCAGCCGTGAGACATTTTCACAATATAGGGCGATAAGTTTTCATTCATTCGAGAAACATCTTGATTATTACTTAGTGATAAGCCGTGCAAATACTCAGCCCAAGAGTATTGTAATAGCAGCTGCTGAAGGAATAAAGACACGCGATGAAGTCCCCGGTGCAGGAGCTTATAATTATGCTGTAATTCTCGGCTACACAAAAGGACTCTTCACTGACATTCAACGGACTTATACATTTGGCAGTCATATACATTATGTACCCAATCAAACAGTCAATAAAGGTAAAAGCTACACCGACACAAACGGCTGGAGCATTACGGGCGGAATATCATTTAAAGGCGGTGCAGATGAGAAGGGCCCATCAGGTGAAGGAAGCGCATCATTTACTGCTGGAGTGAGTCATACAAGCTCTACAACATGGCAGGGACAAGACTACGAAGTAATACCGGAACCGAGCGGGAACTGGCTGGCGCGCTGGTGTCTTAATATTGATTATCCGAGTTTTTCAAGCGGGTGGCAAATTTCAACTGCTGCACAAACTTCTGTAACTTTGGACACTGAGTCAATATGGGAGACAACATCAAGAAATTTCAAGGTAAAGGGGCGCGCTTTCTGGTGGGAAGGTTTTGCATGGTGTCATGACTCTTGGATATTAGGTTATCCATCTTATATGTGTGCATTAACTCATTCAGGCGGGTGGGTAAATATTTCTCTTCCTCGTCCTCCTAGAATCGGCGTAGAAAAAATTTCGGACAGCGGCACTAAAGAAGGTAAATTATATTCGACAAAACTTTATTCCGACGGCAACTGGACAGCAACAACGGACTCAGATTGGATTACTCTTCAGGCTGCGTCAGGCGGTGCAGAGACGGGAAAAGATTTTTACTACACAGTAGCACCTAATGAGACAGGCGCAACAAGAACAGGCTATATTACAATTGATGCAGGAGGATACGGCCATACACAAATTGAATTTGTTCAGTCAGCATATTAACAGCGATATAAAAAATTTCATGCCCCGTAGTGATTCATAGCTGCGGGGTTTTCTTATGCGCAAAAATTAATTTATAATTAGCAAAAATTTTGATTTATTACTATTACAGAGAGAAGGAAAAAAAATTTGCTGACACTCGATAAAGTTTATCACGCGGCTTATATTTTACGTGAATGTGCGAGAAAAACGGATTTAATCGCAGCACCCAAATTGAGCGAAAATCTTTATCTCAAGACAGAAAATTTACAGGTAACAGGCAGCTTTAAATTACGTGGAGCATATTACAAAATTTCTCAGCTTTCCGACGAAGAGAAATCACGCGGCATAGTTGCATGTTCAGCAGGCAATCACGCGCAGGGAGTCGCAATGTCC is a window encoding:
- a CDS encoding ABC transporter substrate-binding protein, with the protein product MTKKILTCALLILAMASCAFGAAFKLGGTAPLTGGAAIYGMAAMRGAQIAVDEINAMNGDIKFELNYQDDTHDAEKAVNAYNALKDWGMQISLGSVTSKPCEATAAENFADRIFALTPSASARAVTEGKDNVFQMCFVDPNQGSASAQYIANKNLAKKVAVIWKNDDVYSKGIRDTFVETAPKLGLEIVSETTFADGNDNDFSVQLTDAQKNGAELVFLPMYYQPASLIFAQAKSMGYAPKWFGVDGMDGILTMEGFDKSLAEGVILLTPFNADANDEKTRAFVAEYQKRHGEIPNQFAADGYDCVYAYCQALTQAKATPDMDAEDLCAKMIEQFTTMTFNGVTGSNVTWAKNGEVSKDPKGMVIKNGAYVGLD
- a CDS encoding YigZ family protein, which translates into the protein MSGTSYNEPAGPAIYEEKIKRSVFIANLEAIHNEDEAKNFLSRIISQHRDATHNCRAYILSDGNEYSSDDGEPSGTAGKPILNAIKRSGLVNVMVIVTRYFGGVKLGTRGLIDAYGQTAAKALELAEIKECIITKKFFIALEYNSTGLITRLLENHNAINIKWQYNEIVSVNADIPVNFCDNISRELNELLARKIIISFDKNLSAL
- a CDS encoding HIT domain-containing protein, whose amino-acid sequence is MKQLYATWRMSYIEAPKHEGCIFCDFPAENHDDEHFIVYRGKTCFVIMNLYPYNPGHLMIIPFRHTNIYESLTDTEALEMHNLTSKAVQVLKKVMNPDGFNMGINLGRTAGAGVDGHLHRHIVPRWNGDNNFMPVLSDTRVLSDSIANSWRKIKDVWNEL
- a CDS encoding D-alanine--D-alanine ligase; this translates as MTDKKIAVLCGGDGKEREVSLKSGAAVHEALKDSGFNVEIIDLHSMNEIERVRDFDAVFIAMHGDWGEGGQLQEKLSEMGIIYTGSGPQASSNAMNKWKARELFASVNINIPEGLLLPADYDEIINKLGRNVVVKPCSGGSTVGITIIHDLTPEKLNDAIKTARANYDSDVMIEKYINGRELTCAVWEHDGKIEALPVIEIAPHTGFYDYTNKYTAGATEYIVPAKIDGNAKISISDMAVKAHKVLGCKEYSRADFRLTPENKAFILEVNTAPGMTATSLVPKAAKAAGVSMSDFVKFIMNEAINNAADRK
- a CDS encoding M15 family metallopeptidase, translating into MRRLIMQLIENNEPLVQASLYPEKILVRSWYYNEGLTGSLPEVWLRKSVYEHLLQAAESLPDDLRFIIWDGWRSFELQTFLFDTLFARNKAKGVTDEEALRLTKIFVAFPSKNPDDVSGHLTGGAVDLTLADKYGHYLPMGGEFDDTEEHSHTNFYDNHELLSENKNVIARNNRMTLLRVMSEAGFSNYPSEWWHYDFGNRAWAERTGQDTAFYGYIEPPFKWR
- a CDS encoding epoxyqueuosine reductase QueH, which encodes MSERKNILLHICCAPDACVPVPDLISEGWNVKGFFYGSNIHPFDEYNLRFEALHKLMTHTGINCEISNYNPSEWLEKISGLEHEPEGGKRCEECFKIQLESGALLAKKLGCENFCTTLTISPHKNVSLINDLGEKISAHHGLTWQNRVWRKNNGFLRSVRESKLLGLYRQNYCGCVFSKHD
- a CDS encoding permease, producing MSWEFFQSQILAMRWLNDLIGRGLESLGLDIKSSFAGSLQFFIYDVIKISVLLCVFIFMTAFIQSYFPPERSKKIMGRFRGIFANLIGAMLGSLTPFCACSSIPIFIGFTSAGLPLGMTFSFLIASPMINPGSFALLISVFGAKIAFAYVIIGFALAVTGGIVIENLHMGEYVEEKVYNHSGENDTKIADMTINQRLKFARNEAAETFTYLFKYILIGVGIGAIIHNWIPEKFIESILGNNNPFGVILAVIVGTPIYADIFGTIPIAEALLAKDAALGTILSFMMAVTDLSLPSLIMLRKVLKPRLLGTFIAICVVGIIIIGYIFNFCGEIFI
- a CDS encoding helix-turn-helix transcriptional regulator — its product is MGINDIASICKALSDVNRLQIVELLTSGEKCACELLEHFKITQPTLSHHMKVLSDCGLLHNRREGVKIFYALNCVTLTEFREFISGLNCNKIL